The Dama dama isolate Ldn47 chromosome 23, ASM3311817v1, whole genome shotgun sequence genome contains a region encoding:
- the MTG2 gene encoding mitochondrial ribosome-associated GTPase 2 gives MIPSRLFSARPQAVLEGVGCWTLAARMVPGPSRLLLLRTSPRLLSVSCADCKKHQEPPRKQPLSEKKLKRHFVDHRRVLVRGGRGGNGVSCFHSEPRKEFGGPDGGDGGNGGHVILRVDQHVKSLSSVLSRYQGFDGEDGGRKNCFGRNGSILYIRVPVGTLVKEGSEVLADLSRPGDEFIAAVGGSGGKGNRFFLANDNRAPTTCTPGQPGQERVLFLELKTVAHAGLVGFPNAGKSSLLRAISNARPAVASYPFTTLNPHVGIVHYEDHQQIAVADIPGIIQGAHQNWGLGLAFLRHIERCPFLLFLVDLSVPEPWTQLDDLRYELEQYDEGLSKRPYAVVANKIDLPQARARLPQLQARLGQEAIALSAATGENLEELLLRLKELHDRHVAAELARGRQPLRW, from the exons ATGATACCTTCGAGGCTTTTCTCAGCGAGACCCCAGGCGGTGTTGGAGGGTGTGGGGTGCTGGACGTTGGCAGCCCGCATGGTCCCTGGGCCCAGCCGCCTTCTTCTGCTGCGCACTTCTCCCAGGCTGCTCTCAGTCAGCTGTGCAGACTGCAAGAAGCACCAGGAACCCCCCAGGAAGCAGCCACTCTCGGAGAAAAAACTG AAACGGCATTTTGTGGATCATCGCCGAGTGCTTGTCCGAGGGGGACGTGGAGGCAATGGGGTGAGCTGCTTTCACAGCGAACCCCGGAAGGAGTTTGGAGGCCCTGACGGCGGTGATGGAGGCAACGGGGGCCATGTCATCCTGAGAG TTGACCAGCATGTCAAgtctctgtcctctgtcctctcgCGGTACCAGGGGTTTGACGGCGAGGATGGCGGCAGGAAGAACTGCTTTGGGCGGAATGGCTCCATCCTCTATATTCGG GTCCCCGTGGGCACTTTGGTGAAGGAGGGAAGTGAAGTCCTGGCTGACCTCTCGCGCCCAGGAGACGAGTTCATCGCAGCAGTGGGCGGGTCAGGGGGAAAGGGTAACCGCTTCTTCCTGGCTAACGACAACCGTGCACCCACGACTTGCACTCCCGGACAGCCAGGCCAGGAGCGCGTCCTCTTCCTGGAGCTCAAGACAGTGGCACACGCTGGACTG GTTGGATTCCCCAATGCAGGGAAGTCCTCGCTTCTCCGGGCCATTTCAAATGCAAGGCCTGCTGTGGCCTCCTACCCATTCACGACCCTGAACCCCCACGTGGGGATTGTTCACTACGAAGACCACCAGCAGATAGCAG TGGCTGACATCCCCGGCATCATCCAGGGTGCCCACCAAAACTGGGGCCTGGGCCTGGCATTCCTCAGGCACATTGAGCGCTGCCCCTTCCTCCTGTTCCTGGTAGACCTCTCGGTGCCAGAGCCCTGGACTCAGCTGGACGACCTGAGGTATGAGCTGGAGCAATACGACGAAGGCCTGTCCAAGAGACCCTACGCCGTCGTGGCAAACAAGATCGACCTCCCGCAGGCCAGGGCCCGGCTGCCCCAGCTGCAGGCCCGCCTGGGCCAGGAGGCCATCGCCCTGTCGGCGGCCACCGGGGAAAACCTGGAGGAGCTGCTGCTGCGTCTGAAGGAACTGCACGACCGCCACGTGGCCGCCGAGCTGGCGCGTGGCCGCCAGCCGCTGCGGTGGTAG
- the HRH3 gene encoding histamine H3 receptor — protein sequence MERSPPDGPLNASGALAGEAAAAAAGGARGFSAAWTAVLAALMALLIVATVLGNALVMLAFVADSSLRTQNNFFLLNLAISDFLVGAFCIPLYVPYVLTGRWPFGRGLCKLWLVVDYLLCTSSVFNIVLISYDRFLSVTRAVSYRAQQGDTRRAVQKMVLVWVLAFLLYGPAILSWEYLSGGSSIPEGHCYAEFFYNWYFLITASTLEFFTPFLSVTFFNLSIYLNIQRRTRVRLDGVREAATTELPPEAQPSPPPAAPSCWGCWQKGCGEAVPLHRYGVGVSEVTPGPEAGEVALGGGSGGGAAASPTSSSGSSSRGTERPRSLKRGSKPSASSASLEKRMKMVSQSITQRFRLSRDKKVAKSLAVIVSIFGLCWAPYTLLMIIRAACHGHCIPDYWYETSFWLLWANSAVNPVLYPLCHYSFRRAFTKLLCPQKLKIQPHSSLEHCWK from the exons ATGGAGCGCTCACCGCCCGACGGGCCGCTGAACGCGTCGGGGGCGCTGGCGggcgaggcggcggcggcggcggcgggcggggcgcGCGGCTTCTCCGCCGCCTGGACCGCGGTGCTGGCGGCGCTCATGGCGCTGCTCATCGTGGCCACGGTGCTGGGCAACGCGCTGGTCATGCTCGCCTTCGTGGCGGATTCGAGCCTCCGCACGCAAAACAACTTCTTTCTGCTCAACCTCGCCATCTCCGACTTCCTCGTGG GGGCATTCTGCATCCCACTCTATGTGCCCTACGTGCTGACCGGTCGCTGGCCCTTCGGCCGGGGCCTCTGCAAGCTGTGGTTGGTGGTGGACTACCTGCTCTGCACCTCCTCTGTCTTCAATATCGTGCTTATCAGCTATGACCGCTTCCTGTCGGTCACCCGAGCC GTCTCTTACCGGGCCCAGCAGGGTGACACGCGGCGGGCGGTGCAGAAGATGGTGCTGGTGTGGGTGCTGGCCTTCCTGCTCTATGGACCCGCCATCCTCAGTTGGGAGTACCTGTCTGGTGGCAGCTCCATCCCCGAGGGCCACTGCTACGCCGAGTTCTTCTACAACTGGTACTTCCTCATCACGGCCTCCACCCTCGAGTTCTTCACCCCTTTCCTCAGCGTCACCTTCTTCAACCTCAGCATCTACCTGAACATCCAGAGGCGCACCCGTGTCCGGCTGGATGGAGTGCGCGAGGCGGCCACCACCGAGCTTCCGCCCGAGGCCCAGCCCTCTCCACCACCTGCTGCACCCAGCTGCTGGGGATGCTGGCAGAAAGGGTGTGGGGAGGCTGTGCCGCTGCACAGGTACGGGGTGGGGGTCAGCGAGGTGACCCCGGGCCCTGAGGCTGGGGAGGTGGCCCTTGGGGGTGGTAGCGGTGGGGGTGCCGCGGCCTCGCCCACCTCCAGCTCCGGCAGTTCCTCAAGGGGCACCGAGAGGCCTCGCTCACTCAAGCGCGGCTCCAAGCCGTCCGCATCCTCTGCGTCCCTGGAGAAGCGCATGAAGATGGTATCCCAGAGCATCACCCAGCGCTTCCGGCTCTCACGGGACAAGAAGGTGGCCAAGTCACTGGCCGTCATTGTGAGCATCTTTGGGCTCTGCTGGGCCCCCTACACACTCCTGATGATCATTCGGGCTGCCTGCCATGGCCACTGCATCCCCGACTACTGGTACGAGACGTCCTTCTGGCTGCTGTGGGCCAACTCGGCCGTCAACCCCGTCCTCTACCCGCTGTGCCACTATAGCTTCCGCCGGGCCTTCACCAAGCTGCTCTGTCCCCAGAAGCTCAAGATCCAGCCCCACAGCTCCCTGGAGCACTGCTGGAAGTGA